In one window of Sciurus carolinensis chromosome X, mSciCar1.2, whole genome shotgun sequence DNA:
- the Gpr101 gene encoding probable G-protein coupled receptor 101 — protein sequence MTSTCPNSTRESNSSQACMPLSKMPISLAHGIIRSSVLLIFLTASFIGNVVLALVLQRKPQLLQVTNRFIFNLLVTDLLQISLVAPWVVATSVPLFWPLNSHFCTALVSLTHLFAFASVNTIVVVSIDRYLSIIHPLSYPSKMTHRRGYMLLYGTWIVAILQSTPPLYGWGQAAFDERNALCSMIWGASPSYTILSVVSFIVIPLVVMIACYSVVFGAARRQHALLYNKSHSLEVRVKDCVENEDERGGRKKDEFQDESEVHGQDGGEVKAKEGRVEANEEPLEAKDSSLKVKEGNVEIIEGIVEAGGTEEVSDSRMKGKKGGTKVEDSSLKADKDRIEIGQCNIDLGEDDMEFGEDDINFSEDDVEAVNIPESLPPSRRNSNSNPPLPRCYECKAAKVIFLIIFSYVLSLGPYCFLAVLAVWVDVQTKVPQWVITIIIWLFFLQCCIHPYIYGYMHKTIKKEIQDMLKKFFCKEKPPKEDSHPDLPATEAGTEGGTEGKIVPSHDSATSP from the coding sequence ATGACATCCACTTGTCCCAACAGCACGCGGGAGAGCAACAGCAGCCAAGCGTGCATGCCCCTCTCCAAAATGCCCATTAGCCTGGCTCATGGCATCATCCGCTCGAGCGTGCTGCTCATCTTCCTCACCGCCTCCTTCATCGGCAATGTAGTGCTGGCGCTGGTATTGCAGCGCAAGCCGCAGTTGCTGCAGGTGACCAACCGCTTCATCTTTAACCTCCTCGTCACCGACCTGCTACAAATTTCTCTCGTGGCCCCCTGGGTGGTGGCCACCTCCGTGCCTCTCTTCTGGCCCCTCAACAGCCACTTCTGTACAGCCCTGGTTAGCCTCACCCACCTGTTCGCTTTCGCCAGTGTCAACACCATTGTTGTGGTGTCCATAGATCGGTATCTGTCCATCATtcaccctctctcctacccatCCAAGATGACCCATCGCCGTGGTTACATGCTTCTCTATGGCACCTGGATCGTGGCCATCTTGCAGAGCACACCCCCACTCTATGGCTGGGGCCAGGCTGCCTTTGATGAGCGCAATGCCCTCTGCTCCATGATCTGGGGGGCCAGCCCCAGCTACACCATTCTCAGTGTGGTGTCCTTCATCGTCATTCCACTGGTTGTCATGATTGCCTGCTACTCCGTGGTGTTTGGTGCAGCCCGTCGGCAGCATGCTCTGCTGTACAACAAGAGCCACAGCTTGGAGGTTCGCGTTAAGGACTGTGTGGAGAATGAGGACGAacggggaggaaggaagaaggatgaGTTCCAGGATGAGAGCGAGGTCCACGGCCAGGATGGAGGTGAGGTCAAGGCCAAGGAGGGCAGAGTGGAAGCCAATGAGGAACCCCTGGAGGCCAAGGACAGCAGCCTGAAGGTCAAGGAAGGAAATGTGGAGATCATCGAGGGTATTGTGGAGGCTGGGGGCACCGAGGAGGTCAGTGACAGCAGAATGAAGGGTAAGAAAGGTGGCACCAAAGTTGAGGACAGCAGCTTGAAGGCAGACAAGGACCGCATAGAGATTGGCCAGTGCAACATCGACTTGGGTGAAGATGACATGGAGTTTGGGGAGGATGACATCAATTTCAGTGAGGATGATGTCGAAGCAGTGAATATCCCAGAGAGCCTCCCACCCAGCCGTCGAAACAGCAACAGCAACCCTCCTCTGCCCAGGTGCTATGAGTGCAAAGCTGCTAAAGTGATCTTCCTCATCATTTTCTCCTACGTGCTATCTCTGGGGCCTTACTGCTTTCTAGCAGTCCTGGCTGTGTGGGTGGATGTCCAAACCAAGGTGCCACAGTGGGTGATCACCATAATAATCTGGCTTTTCTTCCTGCAGTGCTGTATCCACCCCTACATCTATGGCTACATGCACAAGACCATCAAGAAGGAAATCCAGGATATGCTGAAGAAGTTCTTCTGCAAGGAAAAGCCCCCCAAAGAAGACAGCCACCCAGACCTACCTGCAACCGAAGCTGGCACAGAGGGCGGGACAGAAGGCAAGATTGTCCCTTCCCATGATTCTGCTACTTCACCTTGA